DNA sequence from the Raineyella sp. LH-20 genome:
GGTCGGCCATCTGACAGGCCGCCCGGCGCGGGTCCGCGCGATGCGCGCGTGAACCGTTCATACGTTCGAAAAGTGTCTGAGGGGTGCCGTAGCGTTGAGGGTATGGGGGAGGTGTCGGGCGGCTGGGCCGTTCCGGGGGTGACTGGTCGTACGACCGGTCGTTCTGAGGGTTGCCTGCCGGTGGGTCTGGTGCGTGCCGGGGAGGAGCTGGAGGGGTTTCTTGCCGACGGGGTGGATCGGTTGGGGGATGCGGATCTGTTGGCGGCTGCGGCGCGGTTGGCGGTGTTGGGGTCGATGGTGCGGGCGGGCGAGCTTGCGGTGATCGCGGGTCTGGAGGCTCGTGGGGCGACGAGTGCGGTGGAGGGACTGTCGACGCAGGCGTGGTTGCGTACGACCACAGGACTGACGCCGCGGCAGGCGAAAGGGCGATTACGGCAGGCCGAGGCGATGGCCGCGCACCCGCATGTCGCTGCCGCGCTGGCGTCGGGGCAGATGTCGATCGAGCAGTGTGAGGGGGTACTGGCGGGGCTGGCGTTCCTGGATGATCCGCAGGTCGCTGGTCTGTTCGACCCTGGTCAGGCCGATGCGGTCGAGGAGCATCTGGCCGGTCATGTGGGTCAGGATCCTGATGAGTTGCGCAGGCTGGCGAACCATGCGGTGGAGGTGGTTGCTCCGGCGGTGGCCGAGGAGGTGGATCGGCGGCGGCTGGAGGGGGTGGAGGCGCGGGCCCGGCTGACGCGTCGGCTGGTGTGGTCGCGGGATGGTGCGGGATCGGTGTGTTTCCGGGCGAAGCTGCCGACGCTGGAGGGTGAGGAGTTGATCTCGCTGGTCGGGGCTCACACGGGGGCGGCGTTGCGGCAGCAGCGGGAGGAGGCTGTTGCCGATCCCGGCCATGTGGCGTTGTCGGTGGCTCAGTTGCGGGCTGATGCTTTGGTGGCGATCGTCGATGCGGCGAAGGCGGTGGGGAGTGCGCCGGTTCATGGTGGTGATCGGCCGCGTGTGACGATCCTGCTCGATCCGGCTGCTGTGGTGGATCGGTCCGGTCCGGGAGTGGTGCTGGATTCGGGGGAGCCGGTGTCGGCGTCGGCGTGGCGGCGGCTGGCCTGTGATGCGGATGTTCTGCCCGCGGTGTTGGGTGGGGCGGGGCAGCCGTTGGATGTCGGGCGGACGGTCCGGCTGGTTGGTGGGGATCTGCGTCAGGCGCTGCATCTGCGGGACAGGGGGTGTGCTTTTCCGGGGTGTGACCAGCCGCCGCGTCAGTGCGAGGGGCACCATGTGGTGCCGTGGGCGGCGGGTGGAGTGACTGCTGTGGACAACCTGGTGTTGTTGTGTCGGCGCCATCATGCTCTCGTCGAGCCGGATCCGCGGTCGCGGCCGGGGACGCGTTGGGAGGTCCGGATGGGGCCGGACGGCATTCCCGATTTCCTTGCGCCGGTGGGTCGGGGCGGTGGTGGCCGGCGAGTGTTGCGCAACTCCCGTTACCGGGTGCTGCATCCCGACTGCGGGCCTCCCGGCCGCGCAGACCCAGCCGATCGTGCAGACCCTCCTGACCGTGCAGACCCGCCTGACCGGGCAGACCCGGCCGACGGCGAGGCCTCCGTCTCGCGCGAGACGGGCGCGCAGGGCCCATGACCGACACGGGCGAAGGACTGCTCGGATCGTCGTACGGACGC
Encoded proteins:
- a CDS encoding HNH endonuclease signature motif containing protein, which translates into the protein MGLVRAGEELEGFLADGVDRLGDADLLAAAARLAVLGSMVRAGELAVIAGLEARGATSAVEGLSTQAWLRTTTGLTPRQAKGRLRQAEAMAAHPHVAAALASGQMSIEQCEGVLAGLAFLDDPQVAGLFDPGQADAVEEHLAGHVGQDPDELRRLANHAVEVVAPAVAEEVDRRRLEGVEARARLTRRLVWSRDGAGSVCFRAKLPTLEGEELISLVGAHTGAALRQQREEAVADPGHVALSVAQLRADALVAIVDAAKAVGSAPVHGGDRPRVTILLDPAAVVDRSGPGVVLDSGEPVSASAWRRLACDADVLPAVLGGAGQPLDVGRTVRLVGGDLRQALHLRDRGCAFPGCDQPPRQCEGHHVVPWAAGGVTAVDNLVLLCRRHHALVEPDPRSRPGTRWEVRMGPDGIPDFLAPVGRGGGGRRVLRNSRYRVLHPDCGPPGRADPADRADPPDRADPPDRADPADGEASVSRETGAQGP